A genomic window from Terrirubrum flagellatum includes:
- a CDS encoding ABC transporter permease — MSTARIILRETAGPANVEAERKLSWAELAWDSSFVRKTVLILILALIWEAYGRILDNPLLFPTLTETLQALGERVADGTLPARAWASVKVLLMGYVVGVLLAGALTIVAINTRIGSDFLETMTAMLSPLPAIALLPLALIWFGLGNGSLVFILIHSVLWPVALNTHSGFRAVSQTLRMVGRNYALKGFAYIRKILIPAAFPSILAGLKIGWAFAWRTLVAAELVFGVSSGQGGLGWFIFENRNLLEIPNVFAGLLTVILIGLVVENLIFRNVERRTVLRWGLQA; from the coding sequence ATGTCGACTGCGCGCATTATCCTTCGCGAGACCGCGGGTCCCGCAAATGTCGAAGCCGAGCGCAAGTTGAGCTGGGCCGAGCTTGCATGGGATTCAAGCTTCGTTCGCAAGACCGTGCTGATCCTCATTCTCGCGCTGATCTGGGAAGCCTACGGCCGCATCCTCGACAATCCGCTGCTGTTTCCGACGCTGACGGAAACGCTGCAGGCGCTGGGAGAACGCGTCGCCGACGGAACCTTGCCGGCGCGCGCCTGGGCTTCCGTAAAGGTGCTGTTGATGGGTTATGTCGTCGGCGTGTTGCTCGCCGGCGCCTTGACCATCGTCGCAATCAACACGCGCATCGGCTCGGACTTTCTCGAAACCATGACGGCGATGCTGAGCCCGCTGCCGGCGATCGCGCTGCTGCCGCTGGCGCTGATCTGGTTCGGCCTCGGCAATGGCAGCCTCGTCTTCATTCTCATTCACTCCGTGCTGTGGCCGGTGGCGCTCAACACCCATTCCGGCTTTCGCGCGGTGTCGCAGACCTTGCGCATGGTCGGGCGCAACTACGCGCTGAAAGGCTTCGCCTATATCAGGAAGATCCTCATTCCCGCGGCGTTTCCCTCGATCCTCGCCGGCCTCAAGATCGGCTGGGCCTTCGCCTGGCGCACACTCGTCGCGGCAGAACTCGTGTTCGGCGTTTCTTCGGGGCAGGGCGGATTGGGCTGGTTCATCTTCGAGAATCGCAACCTGCTCGAAATTCCGAACGTGTTCGCTGGCCTGCTCACCGTCATCCTGATCGGTCTCGTCGTCGAGAATTTGATCTTCCGCAATGTCGAGCGCAGGACGGTGCTGCGCTGGGGCCTGCAGGCCTGA
- a CDS encoding ABC transporter ATP-binding protein, whose amino-acid sequence MRGGAETAQRRYEEQRLSAEPLLDVSSVTLRYKTPSLAITATERVSFQVNKADRFVLLGPSGCGKSTLLKAVGGYLKPSEGSITIKGRAVKEPGPDRMMVFQEFDQLLPWKTVLQNVMFPLLDARKLSRREAEQKARHYIEKVNLTRAIDSYPHTLSGGMKQRVAIARGMAMEPDILLMDEPFAALDALTRRTCQDELLQLWNETRFTVLFVTHSIAEAIKIGNRILLLSPHPGRVKAEVVDVDTASPTDGSAGRLEKEIHDMLFADEDAEAH is encoded by the coding sequence ATGCGCGGCGGCGCGGAAACCGCGCAACGCCGATATGAGGAGCAGCGCTTGAGCGCGGAACCCCTGCTGGACGTGTCTTCGGTCACGCTTCGCTACAAGACGCCGAGCCTCGCCATCACGGCGACGGAGCGCGTAAGTTTCCAGGTCAACAAGGCCGACCGTTTCGTTCTCCTCGGCCCCTCCGGCTGCGGAAAGTCGACTTTACTCAAGGCGGTCGGCGGCTATCTCAAGCCGAGCGAAGGATCGATCACCATCAAGGGCCGCGCCGTGAAGGAGCCGGGGCCTGATCGCATGATGGTGTTCCAGGAATTCGATCAGCTTCTGCCCTGGAAGACGGTGTTGCAGAATGTGATGTTTCCGCTGCTCGATGCGCGCAAGCTGTCGCGCCGCGAAGCCGAGCAGAAGGCGCGACATTATATCGAGAAGGTCAATCTCACCCGCGCCATCGACAGTTATCCCCATACGCTGTCCGGCGGCATGAAGCAGCGCGTCGCCATCGCGCGCGGCATGGCGATGGAGCCCGACATCCTGCTGATGGATGAGCCCTTCGCCGCGCTCGACGCGCTGACGCGCCGCACCTGTCAGGATGAACTCTTGCAGCTCTGGAACGAGACGCGCTTCACCGTGCTGTTCGTCACCCATTCGATCGCCGAAGCGATCAAGATCGGCAATCGCATCCTGCTGCTGTCGCCCCATCCCGGCCGCGTCAAGGCTGAAGTCGTCGATGTCGACACGGCCTCGCCCACCGACGGCAGCGCCGGTCGCCTCGAAAAAGAGATTCACGACATGCTGTTCGCCGATGAAGACGCGGAGGCCCACTGA
- a CDS encoding ABC transporter substrate-binding protein, giving the protein MLNRRQAIGGAAAMAMIPTGSHAQQKSEITISRQPGILYMPLHVIEKYKLIEKHMEKAGISGASVKWLSFANGGAQQDALISGGVDLVNTGTGPLLLLWDRTRGGVKGVVASSASPLKFVSRDPKIKTLKDLASGDKIAVPTVKVSTQAILLQMAAAQMFGADQWAKFDPLTVQMGHPDAFIAMKNASHEVKSHFGAPPFDYYELKEIQGAHQVITSAEIIGGPLSQGQFFTTTKFADANPKVIQAVRAAAEEAKKFIESNLKESVEAYREINNDKTPAETLLDLLAQPGMMEWNLYPQGTMKFAAHLKQVGALKTAPASWKDYYLPVAHDLPGA; this is encoded by the coding sequence ATGTTGAATCGCAGACAGGCGATCGGCGGCGCAGCCGCGATGGCGATGATCCCGACGGGAAGCCACGCGCAGCAGAAGTCGGAAATCACGATCAGCCGCCAACCCGGCATTCTCTACATGCCGCTGCATGTGATCGAGAAGTACAAGCTGATCGAAAAGCATATGGAGAAGGCCGGCATTTCGGGCGCGAGCGTGAAATGGTTGTCCTTCGCCAATGGCGGCGCGCAGCAGGACGCGCTGATCTCCGGCGGCGTCGATCTCGTCAACACCGGCACGGGACCGCTGCTGCTGCTGTGGGACCGCACGCGCGGCGGCGTGAAGGGCGTTGTTGCAAGTTCGGCGTCGCCGCTGAAATTCGTCAGCCGCGATCCGAAAATCAAGACGTTGAAGGATCTCGCCTCGGGCGACAAGATCGCGGTGCCGACCGTGAAGGTGTCGACGCAGGCGATCCTTTTGCAGATGGCGGCGGCGCAGATGTTCGGCGCGGACCAGTGGGCGAAGTTCGATCCGCTCACCGTGCAGATGGGCCATCCCGACGCGTTCATCGCCATGAAGAACGCCAGCCATGAGGTGAAGAGCCATTTTGGCGCTCCGCCCTTCGACTATTATGAGCTGAAGGAAATTCAGGGCGCGCATCAGGTGATCACTTCAGCGGAGATCATCGGCGGACCTCTGTCGCAGGGCCAGTTCTTCACCACCACGAAATTCGCCGACGCCAACCCGAAAGTGATTCAGGCGGTGCGCGCCGCGGCGGAAGAAGCGAAGAAATTCATCGAATCCAATCTGAAGGAAAGTGTCGAGGCCTATCGCGAGATAAACAATGACAAGACGCCGGCCGAAACGCTGCTCGATCTCTTGGCGCAGCCCGGCATGATGGAGTGGAATCTTTATCCGCAGGGGACGATGAAATTCGCCGCGCATCTGAAGCAGGTGGGGGCGCTGAAAACGGCGCCAGCGTCATGGAAAGACTATTATCTGCCGGTCGCCCATGACCTCCCCGGCGCCTGA
- a CDS encoding mannonate dehydratase, with the protein MYIGEQIINPTEERLRLSTQYGVGAIVVDSRPNTQLLGEDGAWDAKKVAAQRRGIESLGLKLEVLALDVGSILLDSLHAPEKAAATAERLRKDIRAAADGGVTTLKYNIQMVGITRTGFVEGRGGVRCSAFRAADYSPDRDARFSYWGVGHPGGGTHGADIAVNALGTPEAVGQILGTDAGGVSESQGWQALEYLVEQIVPTAEKAGVRLAGHPHDPAFPKGGLNGVHHVVGSVDGMRRFLDIAPGSPSHGLNFCQGTVAEMSDDPNGAVLAAIREFGARKRIFMVHFRNIKGGYLDFHECFPDEGSVDMAACIRAYRAVGYDGILCPDHVPLSDLDPARERFFAFALGYTQGLIQATTRTGD; encoded by the coding sequence ATGTATATTGGCGAGCAGATCATCAATCCGACCGAAGAGCGGCTGCGCCTCTCGACGCAATATGGCGTCGGCGCGATCGTTGTGGATTCAAGGCCCAACACGCAATTGCTGGGCGAGGACGGCGCGTGGGACGCGAAGAAAGTCGCGGCGCAGCGACGCGGGATCGAAAGCCTCGGCCTCAAGCTCGAAGTGCTGGCGCTGGACGTCGGCTCGATCCTGCTCGACAGCCTGCATGCGCCTGAAAAAGCGGCCGCGACAGCCGAGCGCTTGCGCAAGGATATTCGCGCCGCGGCCGACGGCGGCGTAACGACGCTCAAATATAATATCCAGATGGTCGGCATCACGCGCACCGGCTTCGTTGAAGGACGCGGCGGCGTGCGTTGCAGCGCCTTTCGCGCCGCCGATTATTCGCCCGACAGGGATGCGCGCTTCTCCTATTGGGGCGTCGGCCATCCCGGCGGCGGAACGCATGGCGCCGACATCGCGGTCAACGCGCTCGGCACGCCCGAAGCGGTCGGACAGATTCTCGGAACGGACGCCGGCGGCGTCAGCGAAAGCCAAGGCTGGCAAGCGCTCGAATATCTCGTCGAGCAGATCGTGCCCACAGCAGAGAAAGCCGGCGTGCGCCTCGCCGGTCACCCCCATGATCCCGCTTTTCCCAAGGGCGGCCTCAACGGCGTTCATCACGTTGTCGGCTCGGTCGACGGCATGCGGCGCTTTCTCGACATCGCGCCTGGAAGCCCGTCGCACGGCCTGAATTTCTGCCAGGGAACTGTCGCGGAAATGTCGGATGATCCGAACGGCGCGGTGCTCGCGGCCATTCGCGAATTCGGCGCGCGCAAGCGCATCTTCATGGTGCATTTCCGCAATATCAAAGGCGGCTATCTCGATTTTCATGAATGCTTCCCGGACGAGGGCAGCGTCGACATGGCCGCCTGCATCCGCGCCTATCGCGCGGTCGGCTATGACGGCATCCTCTGTCCCGATCATGTGCCGCTCTCTGATCTCGATCCCGCGCGCGAACGCTTCTTCGCTTTCGCGCTCGGCTATACCCAGGGCCTGATCCAGGCGACGACCCGAACAGGCGATTGA
- a CDS encoding nuclear transport factor 2 family protein gives MESEIRRYFAACNAGDYHALVSCFTPDAVHYFPPGLPDIPWRGADMIAKKWVWCVENLGSQWTIEKVLCSSTAPEAVIEWTHWKRKMNTALRGDEWYVFDEKSGLISEIRAYYASPADSSVPIAELHDFDYAGRGYHLAHDHKV, from the coding sequence ATGGAGTCGGAAATCCGGCGCTATTTCGCCGCCTGCAACGCCGGCGATTATCACGCGCTCGTCTCCTGCTTCACGCCGGACGCGGTGCATTACTTTCCGCCCGGCTTGCCCGACATTCCCTGGCGTGGCGCCGACATGATCGCGAAGAAATGGGTGTGGTGCGTCGAAAATCTCGGCTCGCAATGGACGATCGAAAAAGTTCTGTGCTCCTCGACGGCGCCTGAAGCTGTGATCGAGTGGACGCACTGGAAGCGAAAGATGAATACGGCGCTGCGCGGCGACGAGTGGTACGTCTTTGATGAGAAGAGCGGGCTGATCAGTGAAATCCGCGCCTATTATGCGTCGCCTGCGGATTCCTCCGTCCCGATCGCCGAGCTTCACGACTTTGACTATGCCGGGCGCGGCTATCACCTCGCCCATGATCACAAGGTCTGA
- a CDS encoding ribonuclease activity regulator RraA: protein MTSKPTIAPLPPGLFERMKHISSGSLTTELFRRGLKQCFLVGLKALNPNCAKFAGEAFTLRFIPTREDIDTYATLTPYPNPDNLQWEAVEQIGKDQVLVIDSRNDCSSASAGNVLLTRMMVKGVAGAVTDGAFRDGLEISGMNFPAYARGVTASTRLSTHHAADLNVPIACAGVAVYPGDVIVGDGDGVTVIPRHMAVEVADACEKRDAFEAYVVLRIAAGEGLYGVYPPTDQTRADYEAWKKAGSRPEDASKIRAEKVGG from the coding sequence ATGACTTCGAAGCCGACGATCGCGCCGCTTCCGCCCGGCCTGTTCGAGCGGATGAAGCACATCAGCAGCGGCTCGCTCACGACGGAGCTGTTCCGCCGCGGCCTGAAGCAATGCTTTCTCGTGGGGCTGAAGGCGCTCAATCCGAACTGCGCGAAATTCGCCGGCGAGGCCTTCACCTTGCGCTTCATCCCGACGCGCGAAGACATCGACACCTACGCCACGCTGACGCCCTATCCCAATCCCGACAATCTCCAGTGGGAGGCGGTCGAGCAGATCGGCAAGGACCAGGTTCTCGTCATCGACAGCCGCAATGATTGCAGCTCCGCCTCCGCCGGCAATGTGCTGCTCACGCGCATGATGGTGAAGGGCGTCGCCGGTGCCGTGACCGACGGCGCCTTCCGCGACGGGCTCGAAATCAGCGGCATGAATTTTCCCGCCTATGCGCGCGGCGTGACCGCCTCGACTAGGCTTTCGACGCATCATGCGGCTGATCTCAATGTGCCGATCGCCTGCGCCGGCGTCGCCGTCTATCCCGGCGACGTCATTGTCGGCGATGGCGACGGCGTCACCGTGATTCCCCGTCACATGGCTGTCGAAGTCGCGGACGCCTGCGAGAAACGCGACGCGTTCGAGGCCTATGTCGTGCTGCGCATCGCGGCGGGCGAAGGTCTCTATGGCGTTTATCCCCCGACCGACCAGACCCGCGCCGACTATGAAGCGTGGAAGAAAGCTGGCTCGCGCCCTGAAGACGCCAGCAAAATCCGCGCGGAGAAAGTCGGTGGCTAA
- a CDS encoding GntR family transcriptional regulator — MDELIDIAPIRASDRGRGGASHVFEILRADIIALTLAPGALLSRAELQERFGLSSTPIRDALMRLQEESLVDIFPQHATVVSRIDVARARQGQFLRRSIELEVVRTLALKPDPQVIARLRSLIRQQTVFADLGEHEAFTRADQLFHRTTYDAAGVLDLWRLVRREGGHIDRLRRLNLPVEGKMREIIGNHTDLVDAIEAGAADRAQAALRDHLVRSLDFVDKLRESHPEYFRD, encoded by the coding sequence ATGGACGAGCTGATCGACATCGCTCCCATCCGCGCGTCCGATCGCGGACGCGGCGGCGCGTCCCATGTGTTCGAGATCCTGCGCGCCGACATCATCGCGCTGACGCTGGCGCCCGGCGCCCTCCTCTCCCGCGCCGAACTGCAGGAGCGTTTCGGCCTGAGTTCGACGCCGATCCGCGACGCGCTGATGCGCCTGCAGGAGGAAAGCCTCGTCGATATTTTTCCCCAGCACGCCACGGTCGTCAGCCGCATCGATGTGGCGCGCGCCCGTCAGGGACAGTTTCTGCGCCGCTCGATCGAGCTTGAGGTCGTGCGCACGCTGGCGCTGAAGCCCGATCCGCAGGTGATCGCGCGCCTGCGCAGCCTGATCCGCCAGCAGACGGTGTTCGCCGATCTCGGCGAGCATGAAGCTTTCACGCGCGCCGATCAGCTCTTCCATCGCACGACCTATGACGCCGCTGGCGTGCTCGATCTCTGGCGTCTCGTGCGCCGGGAAGGCGGCCATATCGACCGGCTGCGTCGGCTCAATCTTCCCGTCGAAGGCAAGATGCGCGAGATCATCGGCAATCACACCGATCTCGTCGATGCGATCGAGGCGGGCGCAGCCGACCGCGCCCAGGCGGCTTTGCGCGACCATCTCGTGCGCTCGCTCGATTTCGTCGACAAGCTACGCGAGAGTCATCCCGAATATTTCAGGGATTGA
- a CDS encoding ArsR/SmtB family transcription factor, with protein sequence MAKSDYADGSRAARSFLVVNPERQFDILRGLASPARVRILRLLRKRGPLNVNQIAEALGLPQSTIATNIQILEEAELIETEIGKASKGQQKICAARFDEVVIRLEPEDSSRDKNIVEVEMPLGLYTSYNVSAPCGLCSTEGIMGVLDVPDLFLDPRRVQAALIWFGRGHIEYKFPNNAKVLNAEVAELEFELELSSEVPGTNTDWPSDISLWVNDVHVGAWTSPGDFGDRRGAYTPRWWKLEGSQYGVLTRWRITSSGTFVGEQRISDVTLAQLKLAEHHSIRLRVGIDEKATRPGGVNIFGRGFGNHDRDIVMRLHLKPRS encoded by the coding sequence ATAGCGAAAAGCGACTACGCCGACGGCTCGCGCGCGGCGCGCAGCTTCCTCGTCGTCAATCCTGAACGGCAGTTCGACATCCTGCGCGGACTCGCTTCGCCCGCGCGCGTGCGTATTCTCAGGCTGCTGCGCAAGCGCGGCCCGCTCAACGTCAACCAGATCGCCGAAGCGCTCGGCCTGCCGCAATCGACCATCGCAACCAACATCCAGATCCTTGAAGAGGCCGAACTGATCGAGACCGAGATCGGCAAGGCGAGCAAGGGCCAGCAGAAGATCTGTGCGGCCCGCTTCGACGAGGTGGTCATCCGGCTGGAGCCCGAAGACTCAAGCCGCGACAAGAACATCGTCGAGGTCGAGATGCCGCTCGGACTCTATACCAGCTACAACGTGTCGGCGCCCTGCGGCCTCTGTTCGACGGAAGGCATCATGGGCGTGCTCGACGTGCCCGATCTCTTCCTCGATCCCCGGCGCGTGCAGGCGGCGCTGATCTGGTTCGGCCGCGGCCATATCGAATACAAGTTTCCCAACAACGCGAAGGTGCTCAACGCCGAGGTCGCCGAGCTTGAATTCGAGCTTGAGCTGTCATCGGAAGTGCCGGGCACGAACACGGACTGGCCGTCCGACATCAGCCTCTGGGTGAACGACGTGCATGTCGGCGCCTGGACGTCGCCCGGCGATTTCGGCGATCGACGCGGCGCCTACACGCCACGCTGGTGGAAGCTCGAAGGCTCGCAATATGGCGTGCTGACGCGCTGGCGCATCACATCATCAGGCACTTTCGTCGGCGAACAGCGCATCTCCGACGTGACGCTCGCGCAACTGAAGCTCGCCGAGCATCACTCGATACGGCTACGCGTCGGCATCGACGAGAAGGCGACGCGACCCGGCGGGGTCAACATTTTCGGCCGCGGCTTCGGCAATCACGACCGCGACATCGTCATGCGCCTGCATCTGAAGCCGCGATCGTAG
- a CDS encoding alpha-N-arabinofuranosidase, producing MRQAKALLDRDFAIGDTHPRLFGAFVEHLGRCVYGGIFEPGHPTADAKGFRGDVLALVRELGATIMRYPGGNFVSGYNWEDGIGPVEKRPKRLDLAWFSTEPNTFGTNEFVDWCRAASVEPMFAVNLGTRDGDAARNMVEYCNHPGGTYWSDLRREHGWEKPHDIKFWCLGNEVDGPWQMEHKTANEYGRVAYEAAKMMRWIDPKIELAACGSSARNMPTYGRWEDEVLEHVFDHADFISLHTYLNNYKGDTESFLACPDLMDAFIEEVVAIADSVAARRRSTKRIMLSFDEWNVWYRTRRSRADRVKEGWPIAPPILEEIYNMEDALAFGGACISLLNHADRVKAACLAQLVNVIAPIMTETGGPAWRQTIFFPFAQMSRHGRGRVLRAHVESETYKASYYDPRAEQEVSYPIPAAPYLKMSAVATTDGGLTLFLLNRDLKQEMETKIDARGFGRLSVAEATELRDDDLKAINSKSQPERVKPAPLAGVSVDGGHISARLKPASWNVIRLAAG from the coding sequence ATGAGACAGGCCAAGGCGCTTCTGGATCGCGATTTCGCCATCGGGGACACTCATCCGCGGCTGTTCGGCGCTTTCGTCGAGCATCTCGGACGCTGCGTCTATGGCGGCATCTTCGAGCCGGGCCATCCCACCGCCGACGCCAAGGGTTTCCGCGGCGACGTGCTCGCGCTGGTGCGCGAGCTTGGCGCGACAATCATGCGCTATCCCGGCGGCAATTTCGTCTCGGGTTACAACTGGGAAGATGGAATAGGTCCGGTGGAGAAGCGGCCGAAGCGGCTCGATCTCGCCTGGTTCTCGACCGAGCCGAACACATTCGGCACCAACGAGTTCGTCGACTGGTGCCGCGCCGCAAGCGTCGAACCCATGTTCGCCGTCAATCTCGGCACGCGCGACGGCGACGCGGCGCGCAACATGGTCGAATATTGCAACCATCCCGGCGGGACCTACTGGTCCGATCTTCGTCGCGAGCATGGTTGGGAAAAGCCGCACGACATCAAATTCTGGTGCCTCGGCAATGAAGTCGACGGCCCCTGGCAGATGGAGCACAAGACGGCGAACGAATATGGCCGCGTCGCCTATGAAGCCGCGAAGATGATGCGCTGGATCGATCCGAAGATCGAACTCGCGGCCTGCGGCTCGTCAGCCCGCAACATGCCGACCTACGGCCGCTGGGAAGACGAGGTGCTGGAGCATGTCTTCGATCACGCCGACTTCATTTCGCTGCACACCTATCTCAACAATTACAAGGGCGACACGGAATCCTTCCTCGCCTGTCCCGATCTCATGGACGCCTTCATCGAGGAGGTGGTCGCCATCGCCGACTCCGTCGCCGCGCGCCGCCGCTCGACGAAGCGGATCATGCTGAGCTTCGATGAATGGAACGTCTGGTATCGCACGCGACGGTCGCGCGCCGATCGCGTGAAGGAGGGCTGGCCGATCGCGCCGCCGATCCTCGAGGAGATCTACAACATGGAGGATGCGCTCGCCTTCGGCGGCGCCTGCATCTCGCTCCTCAATCACGCCGATCGCGTCAAGGCGGCCTGCCTTGCGCAGCTTGTCAACGTCATCGCGCCGATCATGACCGAGACCGGCGGCCCGGCCTGGCGGCAGACGATTTTCTTCCCCTTCGCGCAGATGAGCAGACATGGTCGCGGCCGCGTGCTGCGCGCGCATGTGGAGTCGGAAACCTACAAGGCGTCCTATTACGATCCGCGCGCCGAGCAGGAGGTAAGCTATCCCATTCCCGCCGCGCCCTATCTCAAGATGTCAGCGGTCGCGACGACGGATGGCGGCCTGACGCTCTTCCTCCTCAATCGCGATCTCAAGCAGGAGATGGAGACGAAGATCGATGCGCGCGGCTTCGGCCGCTTGAGCGTGGCCGAGGCCACCGAGTTGCGGGACGACGATCTCAAGGCCATCAACAGCAAGTCGCAGCCTGAGCGCGTCAAGCCGGCGCCGCTGGCGGGCGTCTCGGTCGATGGCGGACATATCTCGGCGCGGCTCAAGCCGGCCTCGTGGAATGTGATAAGACTGGCGGCGGGCTGA
- a CDS encoding ABC transporter ATP-binding protein — translation MSALLELTHVSKTFTRGLFGGRKIEAVSDVSFALQADAPEIFTIIGESGSGKTTLSRMILNIERPTSGRLSFAGKDLTQWRGAAARHEFLGLVQPIFQNPFEAFNPLKRLDRYLFMTARRFGKAEDRMSVERAADEALQQVGLSLAEARGRFPHELSGGQLQRIAIARALLAKPKLIVADEPVSMVDASLRMSIVNLLKSLRDRFGIHIIYITHDLATAYYISDRLIIMRKGRVVESGDARAVLDAPKDPYSRQLKDAVLLPITGDNTHQQMFGSKEMTS, via the coding sequence ATGAGCGCTCTTCTCGAACTCACACATGTCAGCAAGACATTCACGCGCGGCCTGTTCGGCGGCCGCAAGATCGAGGCCGTGTCTGACGTCAGCTTCGCGCTGCAGGCCGACGCGCCCGAGATTTTCACCATCATCGGCGAGTCCGGCAGCGGCAAGACCACGCTCTCGCGCATGATCCTCAATATCGAGCGCCCGACGAGCGGGCGTCTCAGCTTCGCCGGCAAGGATCTGACGCAATGGCGCGGCGCGGCGGCGCGGCATGAATTCTTGGGCCTCGTGCAGCCGATCTTCCAGAATCCGTTCGAAGCGTTCAATCCGCTGAAGCGGCTCGATCGTTATCTCTTCATGACCGCGCGCCGCTTCGGCAAGGCCGAGGACCGCATGTCGGTCGAGCGCGCCGCGGATGAAGCGCTGCAACAGGTCGGTCTCTCGTTGGCGGAAGCCCGCGGCCGGTTTCCGCATGAGCTCTCTGGCGGGCAACTCCAGCGCATCGCCATCGCGCGGGCCTTGCTTGCGAAACCGAAACTCATTGTCGCCGACGAGCCGGTCTCAATGGTCGATGCGTCGCTGCGCATGTCGATCGTCAATCTCCTGAAGTCGCTGCGCGACAGGTTCGGCATTCACATCATCTACATCACGCATGATCTCGCAACGGCCTACTACATCAGCGACCGGCTGATCATCATGAGGAAAGGCCGCGTCGTCGAAAGCGGCGATGCGCGCGCGGTGCTCGATGCGCCAAAGGATCCCTATTCGCGGCAGCTCAAGGATGCTGTGCTGCTGCCGATCACCGGCGATAACACCCATCAGCAAATGTTCGGCTCAAAGGAGATGACGTCATGA
- a CDS encoding ABC transporter ATP-binding protein: MNEAQPLLAVRDLRAHFRTRYFGVNRDVKAVDGVTFDVRRNEIFGIAGESSSGKTTLINAIAGAIKPPLRIVGGSAAFSFLPDYSGLHAAPPEIVSRIRWRKLSYIMQGSMNVLNPVRRLKHTFADFAWRHLGGDWSEFQSKVADHLGRVRLEPSVLSAYPHELSGGMRQRVTIALATICRPDLVIADEPTTALDVVVQKDVLAMIRGVQQEMGSSVIFVTHDMGVHAHLTDRLAIMYAGRLAEEGPTREIFANPLHPYTRHLIGSLPRIGDLTPRAGLEGSPPNLANPPSGCRFHPRCPLAMPVCKERAPEMIAATPGHRVACFAVNGEGVA; encoded by the coding sequence ATGAACGAGGCGCAGCCGCTGCTCGCGGTGCGCGATCTGCGCGCCCATTTCCGCACGCGCTATTTCGGCGTCAATCGCGACGTGAAGGCTGTCGACGGCGTCACCTTTGACGTCAGGCGCAACGAGATTTTCGGCATCGCCGGCGAGTCGAGTTCGGGCAAGACCACGCTGATCAATGCGATCGCCGGCGCGATCAAGCCGCCGCTGCGCATCGTCGGCGGGTCGGCCGCCTTTTCGTTCCTGCCGGACTATAGCGGGCTGCACGCAGCGCCGCCGGAGATCGTATCACGCATCCGCTGGCGCAAGCTGTCCTATATCATGCAGGGTTCGATGAATGTGCTAAACCCGGTGCGCCGGCTGAAGCACACTTTCGCGGATTTCGCCTGGCGCCATCTCGGCGGCGACTGGAGCGAGTTCCAGAGCAAGGTCGCCGATCATCTCGGCCGCGTGCGTCTCGAGCCTTCAGTGCTTTCAGCGTATCCGCATGAATTGTCGGGCGGCATGCGCCAGCGCGTGACGATCGCGCTCGCCACCATCTGTCGGCCCGATCTCGTCATCGCCGACGAGCCGACCACGGCGCTCGACGTCGTCGTGCAGAAGGATGTGCTCGCCATGATCCGCGGCGTGCAGCAGGAGATGGGCTCGTCCGTCATCTTCGTCACCCATGACATGGGCGTGCATGCTCACCTCACCGACCGGCTCGCCATCATGTATGCGGGGCGGCTGGCGGAAGAGGGGCCGACGCGCGAGATTTTCGCCAACCCGCTCCATCCCTACACCCGGCATCTCATCGGCAGCCTGCCGCGCATCGGCGATCTGACGCCGCGCGCGGGCCTCGAAGGTTCGCCGCCCAATCTCGCCAATCCACCCTCCGGCTGCCGCTTTCATCCGCGCTGCCCGCTCGCCATGCCCGTCTGCAAGGAGAGAGCGCCCGAGATGATCGCGGCGACGCCGGGACATCGCGTCGCCTGCTTCGCGGTCAACGGGGAGGGCGTCGCATGA